A stretch of Crossiella cryophila DNA encodes these proteins:
- a CDS encoding DUF3027 domain-containing protein, translating to MTPTSTPAEHRTDSIDGTPESTALVNAVPLAQAAAEEAAEGEEVGGHVGISVEDPAAVTHFFEAAHPGYSGWRWAVTVSQAGGEEPVTVSEVVLLPGPQALVAPDWVPWNQRVKAGDLGVGDLLPTAPDDPRLVPGFLASDDSAVEEAAKEIGLGRMRVLSWEGRAEAAERWTGGDFGPGSDMARSAPGSCAGCGFFLPLAGALRAAFGVCGNEYAPADGRVVHAEYGCGAHSEAEVDTTPLVPVAEVVYDDSMLEVEHTVLTVPAPEPVAETETAEAEAAVVETAVVETEADAAANEARE from the coding sequence GTGACCCCAACCTCCACTCCAGCCGAGCACCGGACCGACTCGATCGACGGCACGCCGGAGAGCACCGCCCTGGTGAACGCGGTTCCGCTGGCGCAGGCCGCGGCCGAGGAGGCAGCCGAGGGCGAGGAGGTCGGCGGGCACGTCGGCATCTCGGTCGAGGACCCGGCTGCGGTCACCCACTTCTTCGAGGCCGCGCACCCCGGCTACAGCGGCTGGCGGTGGGCGGTCACCGTCTCCCAGGCCGGTGGCGAGGAGCCGGTCACGGTCAGCGAGGTCGTGCTGCTGCCCGGCCCGCAGGCCCTGGTCGCGCCGGACTGGGTGCCGTGGAACCAGCGGGTCAAGGCGGGCGACCTCGGTGTCGGCGACCTGCTGCCCACCGCCCCGGACGACCCCCGGCTGGTGCCGGGCTTCCTGGCCAGCGACGACTCCGCGGTGGAGGAAGCCGCCAAGGAGATCGGCCTCGGCCGGATGCGGGTGCTGTCCTGGGAGGGACGCGCCGAGGCGGCCGAGCGCTGGACCGGCGGCGACTTCGGTCCCGGCAGCGATATGGCGCGCAGCGCGCCGGGCTCCTGCGCGGGCTGCGGGTTCTTCCTGCCGCTGGCCGGGGCACTGCGAGCGGCCTTCGGGGTGTGCGGGAACGAGTACGCGCCTGCCGACGGCCGGGTGGTGCACGCGGAGTACGGCTGTGGCGCGCACTCCGAGGCCGAGGTGGACACCACGCCGCTGGTGCCGGTGGCCGAGGTGGTCTACGACGACTCGATGCTCGAGGTCGAGCACACCGTGCTGACCGTGCCTGCCCCCGAGCCCGTCGCGGAGACCGAGACCGCCGAGGCCGAGGCAGCTGTGGTCGAGACCGCTGTGGTCGAGACCGAGGCCGACGCCGCCGCGAACGAAGCACGGGAGTGA
- a CDS encoding ricin-type beta-trefoil lectin domain protein: protein MRRILPGLVLSVLLAGTAVAAPPHDHAAHGHDHGTHSHGLPPGASPDRETPEYLYEQERKVLGEQHAREHLDARKRSLREGRKADPHAKFAPGETPPPPGPAHEVGRFETSGAAQPSPDYGVHVAVLPTGKVLSFSFDEVTKNPQEETAPTYTVGPRNRGRAYLWDPNAGTGANAWKSVPPPMIDMPDGTGQARPAPLFCTGMAFLPNGNLAVFGGNLARNGQLSGARLVFTFNPWTETWHRQQDLSVGRWYPTSFLTPDGRVGSVSGEDENGWLTAKTELFPARNTAIPGVTQRNATNLPSEVAPMQVFTWDYPHAFTMADGSTYLLGRGADQQQRINTTSWSIQRLADRPDGAVRRYAGAVALPGGTNGPTQALVAGGNAGDPRALRLDSATGQWSTDSTRAFSRNNDNLVLLPDGGVLSVNGETGGALRDYGAGYKVAEGDQRYRQVELYDPAAKSWRLGPSSAMLRGYHSNAVLLADGRVLVTGDEFQQMTRDPDKNDNLLGSIEVYQPPNLFRGPRPSITHAPEVLQYGQSFTVDYQGEAPATRAVLVAPSASTHSLNTTQRHVELTVESTVDGKLTLRAPADAAAALPGYHMLFLLTATGAPSVSVPVRFDPQAQRRATFTDAPVTTDQPGERCVDAAGARNAPGTKVQIWDCNGSNAQRVTLRADGRLAIASGGCVDYGDDQPAAGRVVTIQNCGGDGQVFTYDTAKRALLAPNNLVLDVFGNRSDAGAELGLWHPLNNPNQTWTPANGPRPDNSLLHTDLDGARCLDAAGGSSAPGTKIQLYDCNGSPAQRFTHRPDGRMAIASGGCLDHGPDNPPAPHLVTVQPCGGDGQIWSYNPATRVLRAGSNGLAVDVGNFNPNNGADIVVYHVHRGLNQFWGIG, encoded by the coding sequence GTGCGCAGAATCCTGCCTGGGCTGGTGCTGTCCGTACTACTGGCCGGGACGGCCGTGGCCGCCCCACCGCATGATCACGCCGCCCACGGTCACGACCACGGCACGCACAGCCATGGCCTGCCGCCTGGAGCCAGCCCGGACCGGGAGACCCCGGAGTACCTCTACGAGCAGGAACGCAAGGTCCTCGGCGAGCAGCACGCGCGCGAGCACCTGGATGCGCGCAAGCGCTCGCTGCGAGAGGGGCGCAAGGCCGACCCGCACGCCAAGTTCGCGCCGGGTGAGACACCGCCGCCACCTGGCCCCGCGCACGAGGTGGGCCGGTTCGAGACCAGTGGCGCGGCCCAGCCCTCGCCGGACTACGGCGTGCACGTGGCGGTGCTGCCCACCGGCAAGGTGCTCTCCTTCAGCTTCGACGAGGTCACCAAGAACCCGCAGGAGGAGACCGCCCCGACCTACACCGTCGGCCCGCGCAACCGCGGCCGCGCCTACCTCTGGGACCCGAACGCCGGCACCGGGGCGAACGCGTGGAAGTCGGTGCCGCCGCCGATGATCGACATGCCGGACGGCACCGGCCAGGCCAGGCCCGCGCCGCTGTTCTGCACCGGGATGGCCTTCCTGCCCAACGGGAACCTGGCCGTCTTCGGCGGCAACCTGGCCAGGAACGGCCAGCTCTCCGGGGCCCGGCTGGTGTTCACCTTCAACCCGTGGACCGAGACCTGGCACCGGCAGCAGGACCTCTCCGTCGGCCGCTGGTACCCGACCTCCTTCCTCACCCCGGACGGCCGGGTCGGCAGCGTCTCCGGCGAGGACGAGAACGGCTGGCTCACCGCCAAGACCGAGCTGTTCCCGGCCCGCAACACCGCGATTCCCGGTGTCACCCAACGGAACGCGACGAACCTGCCCAGCGAGGTCGCGCCGATGCAGGTCTTCACCTGGGACTACCCGCACGCCTTCACCATGGCCGACGGCTCGACCTACCTGCTCGGCCGCGGCGCCGACCAGCAGCAGCGGATCAACACCACCTCCTGGTCGATCCAGCGGCTGGCCGACCGGCCGGACGGCGCGGTCCGGCGCTACGCCGGGGCGGTGGCGCTGCCGGGTGGCACGAACGGCCCGACCCAGGCGCTGGTGGCCGGTGGCAACGCCGGTGATCCCAGGGCACTGCGGCTGGACTCGGCCACCGGGCAGTGGAGCACCGACAGCACCAGGGCGTTCAGCCGCAACAACGACAACCTGGTGCTGCTGCCCGACGGCGGCGTGCTCTCGGTCAACGGCGAGACCGGCGGCGCGCTGCGCGACTACGGCGCCGGATACAAGGTGGCCGAAGGGGATCAGCGCTACCGGCAGGTGGAGCTGTACGACCCGGCGGCCAAGAGCTGGCGGCTCGGCCCGTCCTCGGCGATGCTGCGCGGCTACCACTCCAACGCGGTGCTGCTGGCCGACGGCCGGGTGCTGGTCACCGGGGACGAGTTCCAGCAGATGACCCGCGACCCGGACAAGAACGACAACCTGCTCGGCTCGATCGAGGTCTACCAGCCGCCGAACCTCTTCCGCGGCCCGCGCCCGTCGATCACGCACGCGCCGGAGGTGTTGCAGTACGGGCAGTCCTTCACCGTGGACTACCAGGGCGAGGCCCCGGCCACCCGCGCGGTGCTGGTCGCCCCCAGCGCCTCCACGCACTCGCTCAACACCACCCAGCGCCACGTGGAACTGACCGTTGAGTCCACTGTGGACGGTAAGCTGACACTGCGCGCCCCGGCCGACGCGGCGGCCGCGTTGCCCGGTTACCACATGCTTTTCCTGCTCACCGCCACCGGCGCGCCCAGTGTGTCGGTGCCGGTCCGGTTCGACCCGCAGGCCCAGCGCCGGGCCACCTTCACCGACGCGCCGGTCACCACCGACCAGCCAGGCGAGCGGTGCGTCGACGCCGCGGGCGCCCGCAACGCCCCCGGCACCAAGGTGCAGATCTGGGACTGCAACGGCAGCAACGCCCAGCGGGTCACCCTGCGCGCCGACGGCAGGCTGGCCATCGCCAGCGGCGGCTGCGTGGACTACGGCGACGACCAGCCCGCGGCAGGCCGGGTGGTCACCATCCAGAACTGCGGCGGCGACGGCCAGGTCTTCACCTACGACACCGCCAAACGCGCCCTGCTGGCACCGAACAACCTGGTGCTGGACGTCTTCGGCAACCGCAGCGACGCCGGGGCCGAACTGGGCCTGTGGCATCCGCTGAACAACCCCAACCAGACCTGGACCCCGGCCAACGGCCCGCGCCCGGACAACTCCCTGCTGCACACCGACCTGGACGGCGCCCGTTGCCTGGACGCCGCCGGCGGCTCATCGGCCCCCGGCACCAAGATCCAGCTCTACGACTGCAACGGCAGCCCGGCCCAGCGCTTCACCCACCGCCCGGACGGCCGGATGGCCATCGCCAGCGGCGGCTGCCTGGACCACGGCCCGGACAACCCGCCTGCCCCGCACCTGGTGACCGTGCAGCCCTGCGGGGGCGACGGGCAGATCTGGAGCTACAACCCGGCGACCAGGGTGCTGCGCGCTGGCAGCAACGGGCTCGCGGTGGACGTGGGCAACTTCAACCCCAACAACGGGGCGGACATCGTCGTCTACCACGTGCACCGCGGGCTGAACCAGTTCTGGGGGATCGGCTAG
- a CDS encoding glutaminyl-peptide cyclotransferase, translating into MRVLAVLCGVLVFSGCSAVSQADAPLPQPEKLRVELLETRPHDPGAFTQGLELADGALYEGTGREGYSTLRRVDPVTGVVQQRADLPADHFGEGITVIGDKIWQLTWQQGLALRWDRQTLTQTGQASYEGEGWGLCHDGNRLVMSNGSDQLTFRDPGSFAVTGSVTVRRAGAAVGNLNELECVNGVVWANVWQTDEILRIDPASGAVTGTVDASGLLRPEQKEGADVLNGIAAIPGTDEFLVTGKLWPALFRVKFVPVRQD; encoded by the coding sequence GTGCGAGTGCTTGCGGTGCTGTGCGGGGTCCTGGTGTTTTCCGGCTGTTCCGCGGTGAGCCAGGCCGACGCGCCGCTGCCCCAACCGGAAAAACTTCGGGTGGAACTGCTGGAAACCCGGCCGCACGATCCGGGCGCGTTCACCCAGGGCCTGGAGCTGGCCGACGGCGCGCTGTACGAGGGCACCGGCCGGGAGGGCTACTCCACCCTGCGCCGGGTGGACCCGGTCACCGGCGTGGTCCAGCAGCGCGCTGACCTGCCTGCCGACCACTTCGGCGAGGGCATCACGGTGATCGGCGACAAGATCTGGCAGCTCACCTGGCAGCAGGGCCTGGCGCTGCGCTGGGACCGGCAGACCCTGACCCAGACCGGCCAGGCCAGCTACGAGGGCGAGGGCTGGGGCCTCTGCCACGACGGCAACCGCCTTGTCATGAGCAACGGCTCGGACCAGCTGACCTTCCGCGATCCCGGCAGCTTCGCGGTCACCGGCTCGGTCACCGTGCGTCGTGCCGGGGCCGCGGTCGGCAACCTCAACGAGCTGGAGTGCGTCAACGGCGTGGTCTGGGCGAACGTGTGGCAAACCGACGAGATCCTGCGGATCGACCCCGCCAGCGGGGCGGTGACCGGCACAGTGGATGCCAGTGGGCTGCTCCGGCCGGAGCAGAAGGAGGGGGCTGACGTGCTCAACGGCATCGCGGCCATCCCGGGCACGGACGAGTTCCTGGTCACGGGCAAGCTGTGGCCTGCGTTGTTCCGGGTCAAGTTCGTTCCGGTACGGCAGGATTAG
- a CDS encoding DUF2530 domain-containing protein, with translation MAERSEPSPVTNRQTPPPPPALPRGLTDAVPAVSVGTGIFFAAFVVLLLVRGTESVWTWTCLVGGLLGFTGLAVIAWQRAAARRGSRTAQTGV, from the coding sequence GTGGCCGAGAGAAGCGAACCCAGCCCGGTTACGAACAGGCAAACCCCACCGCCGCCGCCGGCCCTGCCGCGTGGTCTGACCGACGCGGTGCCCGCGGTCTCGGTCGGCACCGGGATCTTCTTCGCCGCGTTCGTGGTGCTGCTGCTGGTGCGCGGCACCGAGTCGGTGTGGACCTGGACCTGCCTGGTGGGCGGGTTGCTCGGGTTCACCGGCCTGGCCGTGATCGCCTGGCAGCGGGCCGCGGCCCGGCGTGGGTCGCGCACGGCGCAGACCGGGGTCTAG
- a CDS encoding NCS2 family permease, whose amino-acid sequence MAKTWVPSGLDRFFKISERGSSVSREVRGGLVTFVTMAYIVVLNPLILGSFSAQDAAAKKDVLGEILPVPQVAAVTALVAGVMTILFGLIANYPFAIATGLGINSLVAVTIAPQVTWPEAMGLIVVNGLVVLLLVVTGFRTAVFNSVPPPLKAAIAVGIGLFICLIGLVDAGFVRRIPDAAGTTVPVGLGIGGSIASWPTLVFVVGLVLTGILVARKVRGAILIGVLGSTVLAIVIEALVNAGPSKGVNPRGWNLGYPALPESFFSLPDLSLVGEVSFGAWTRLPALAAAMLVFTLVLTDFFDTIGTMTGLGKEAGLVDKNGQLPNTSKALFVDGVAAVAGGVASSSSNTVYLESAAGIAEGARTGLANVVTGLLFLAAMFFTPLYQVVPVEAAAPALVIVGALMMTQITDIDFTDFTIALPAFLTIVVMPFTYSIANGIGAGFVSYVALKVATGKARTIHPLMWVVAAAFLLYFGIGPLRGLFV is encoded by the coding sequence ATGGCCAAGACGTGGGTGCCGTCCGGTCTGGACCGGTTCTTCAAGATCTCCGAGCGCGGTTCCTCGGTCAGCAGGGAGGTCCGCGGCGGCCTGGTCACCTTCGTGACCATGGCCTACATCGTGGTGCTCAACCCGCTGATCCTGGGCAGCTTCTCGGCCCAGGACGCCGCGGCCAAGAAGGACGTGCTCGGCGAGATCCTGCCGGTGCCGCAGGTGGCCGCGGTCACCGCGCTGGTCGCCGGGGTGATGACCATCCTGTTCGGGCTGATCGCGAACTACCCGTTCGCCATCGCCACCGGCCTCGGCATCAACAGCCTGGTCGCGGTCACCATCGCGCCGCAGGTCACCTGGCCGGAGGCGATGGGCCTGATCGTGGTCAACGGCCTGGTGGTGCTGCTGCTGGTGGTCACCGGGTTCCGCACCGCGGTGTTCAACTCGGTGCCACCACCGCTGAAGGCGGCCATCGCGGTCGGCATCGGCCTGTTCATCTGCCTGATCGGCCTGGTCGACGCGGGCTTCGTGCGCCGCATCCCGGACGCCGCAGGCACCACCGTGCCGGTCGGTCTCGGCATCGGCGGCTCGATCGCCTCCTGGCCCACCCTGGTGTTCGTGGTCGGCCTGGTGCTCACCGGGATCCTGGTGGCGCGCAAGGTCCGCGGCGCCATCCTGATCGGCGTGCTGGGCAGCACCGTGCTGGCCATCGTGATCGAGGCCCTGGTCAACGCGGGCCCGTCCAAGGGCGTCAACCCGCGCGGCTGGAACCTGGGTTACCCCGCGCTGCCGGAGAGCTTCTTCAGCCTGCCCGACCTGTCCCTGGTCGGCGAGGTCTCCTTCGGCGCCTGGACCCGGCTGCCCGCGCTGGCCGCCGCGATGCTGGTCTTCACCCTGGTGCTGACCGACTTCTTCGACACCATCGGCACCATGACCGGCCTCGGCAAGGAGGCCGGTCTGGTGGACAAGAACGGCCAGCTGCCCAACACCAGCAAGGCCCTCTTCGTCGACGGCGTGGCCGCGGTGGCCGGCGGCGTCGCCTCCAGCTCCTCCAACACCGTCTACCTGGAGTCCGCGGCGGGCATCGCCGAGGGCGCCCGCACCGGCCTGGCCAACGTGGTCACCGGCCTGCTGTTCCTGGCCGCCATGTTCTTCACCCCGCTCTACCAGGTGGTGCCGGTGGAGGCGGCGGCCCCGGCGCTGGTGATCGTCGGCGCGCTGATGATGACCCAGATCACCGACATCGACTTCACCGACTTCACCATCGCCCTGCCGGCCTTCCTGACCATCGTGGTCATGCCGTTCACCTACTCCATCGCCAACGGCATCGGCGCCGGGTTCGTCAGCTACGTCGCGCTCAAGGTGGCCACCGGCAAGGCCCGCACCATCCACCCGCTGATGTGGGTGGTGGCGGCGGCCTTCCTGCTCTACTTCGGCATCGGCCCGCTGCGTGGGCTGTTCGTCTAG
- a CDS encoding MarR family winged helix-turn-helix transcriptional regulator, whose product MSEFETEPTLASRLRLSVVRLNRRLRAQRTDSTVTLTQLSALSCLFKCGPLTPGELAAKEGVQPPSMTRVIAALEDHRFATRRPHPTDGRQAIVEISDQGRAFIRADVQARERWLDKQLAELDDSDREVLARAAEIIDRMAGQ is encoded by the coding sequence GTGTCGGAGTTCGAGACAGAGCCCACCCTCGCCAGCCGGTTGCGGCTGTCCGTCGTGCGGCTCAACCGCAGGCTCCGCGCCCAGCGCACCGACTCCACGGTCACCCTGACCCAGCTGTCGGCGTTGTCCTGCCTGTTCAAGTGCGGACCGCTGACCCCTGGTGAGCTGGCGGCCAAGGAGGGCGTGCAGCCCCCCTCGATGACGAGGGTCATCGCCGCGCTGGAGGACCACCGTTTCGCCACCCGGCGTCCGCATCCCACGGACGGCAGGCAGGCGATCGTGGAGATCAGCGATCAGGGGCGGGCGTTCATCCGGGCCGATGTGCAGGCGCGGGAACGCTGGCTGGACAAGCAGTTGGCCGAGCTCGACGACTCGGACCGGGAAGTATTGGCCCGTGCCGCCGAGATCATAGACAGGATGGCGGGGCAGTAA
- a CDS encoding sacsin N-terminal ATP-binding-like domain-containing protein, with protein sequence MNELFRADELRQATLAAWASSPTRFREDANAEDDLRYGGYRDRLFVELAQNAADAAGAGGILRATVADGELRVANTGAPLDAEGVAALASLRASAKRSGGVGQFGVGFAAVLAVSTEPSVRSAAGGVRFSAADTLTAVQALPELAAELADRDNAVPVLRLPWPVDPSPLPSGFDTEVRLPLSDVDGQALLDQLAGQAEDLLLALPGLSRIEVADQVWTRTDHPDGTTELHTPDGPKRWALHRESGQLGEEVLLGLGVEARRRTGWTVCWAVRLDESGQPRPAGSDVLYAPTPTDERLSLPARLFAGLPIEPSRRRLAPSPAADAVLRAAAACYPQLLLALPANSRTALVPLPEFPLSEVDEKLRELVLTALSNAEWLVGADEDTVLSPRQACLLDVAAPELVELLGPSLGGLLPAELAEAEHLRALQAVGVRRIRLPEVVATVAGVDRAPEWWHRLYTALAPVAEVDSTAREELGALPVPLVDGRTVTGPRGVLLPEVAADILTAMSTVDIGLRVVHPDAAHRLLERLGARQVGAAELLDELRPAVERSVEDLEAGLDTAALTEVVLRLVDLAGLRRGEAPWLSALALPDEHGDPRRADELLLPGSPLRAVLAQDSPLDVVAAEVAQRWAPSLLTAIGVLDSFPIIVDENPTGPEHDLPDEQEWWDELAAAHPAGEGPRQIIAVGDLDLVAEEHWPEALRLLAADPLAWQALRLRDGHTAWWLSRFALIGGRPPRDWRRADVDELNGLYEVVPAEGLSDELLALLGVRDSVEVSDVDDAIDVLARLADPDRLVREGVVLRAHEALADAVSQGRVDPAEVDPPAAVRSLAGTVVATERALVLDGPWWLAVLDPAEVVAGGEASPLADLLDLPTSDGDEVVSDSRVQPWAELDGVVESCDLLGLDYPDGDLHVHEELVVLLDEVRHTVPWWLDPDGELHTTEDPQGLARALAWTLDRWEDRHLLAALLADPTAPTLLR encoded by the coding sequence GTGAACGAACTCTTCCGCGCCGACGAGCTGCGCCAGGCGACCCTGGCCGCCTGGGCGTCCTCGCCGACCCGGTTCCGCGAGGACGCCAACGCCGAGGACGACCTGCGCTACGGCGGTTACCGCGACCGGCTCTTCGTCGAACTCGCGCAGAACGCCGCCGACGCCGCCGGTGCGGGCGGCATCCTGCGCGCCACCGTGGCCGATGGCGAACTCCGGGTGGCCAACACCGGCGCCCCGCTGGACGCCGAGGGCGTGGCCGCGCTGGCCTCGCTGCGGGCCTCGGCCAAACGCTCCGGTGGCGTCGGGCAGTTCGGCGTCGGGTTCGCCGCGGTGCTGGCGGTCAGCACCGAGCCGAGCGTGCGCTCGGCAGCCGGTGGTGTGCGGTTCTCCGCCGCGGACACGCTGACCGCGGTCCAGGCGCTGCCCGAGCTGGCCGCCGAACTCGCCGACCGGGACAACGCGGTGCCGGTGCTCCGGCTGCCCTGGCCGGTGGATCCCTCGCCGCTGCCATCCGGCTTCGACACCGAGGTGCGCCTGCCACTGTCCGATGTGGATGGTCAGGCGTTACTGGACCAGCTGGCCGGTCAGGCCGAGGACCTGCTGCTCGCCCTGCCCGGACTGAGCCGGATCGAGGTCGCCGACCAGGTCTGGACCCGCACCGACCACCCCGACGGCACCACCGAGCTGCACACCCCCGACGGCCCGAAGCGCTGGGCGCTGCACCGGGAATCCGGGCAGCTCGGCGAGGAGGTCCTGCTCGGGCTGGGTGTGGAGGCGCGGCGGCGGACCGGGTGGACGGTGTGCTGGGCGGTCCGGCTGGACGAGTCCGGTCAGCCGCGACCGGCCGGGTCCGACGTGCTCTACGCGCCGACCCCCACCGACGAACGGCTCTCGCTGCCCGCGCGGTTGTTCGCCGGGCTGCCGATCGAGCCCTCCCGGCGGCGGCTGGCGCCGAGCCCGGCCGCGGACGCGGTGCTGCGGGCCGCGGCCGCCTGTTACCCGCAGCTGCTGCTCGCGCTGCCAGCCAACAGCCGGACCGCGCTGGTGCCGCTGCCGGAGTTCCCGCTCTCCGAGGTCGACGAGAAGCTGCGTGAGCTGGTGCTCACCGCGCTGAGCAACGCCGAATGGCTGGTCGGCGCGGACGAGGACACCGTGCTCTCGCCGCGGCAGGCCTGCCTGCTGGACGTGGCCGCGCCGGAACTGGTCGAACTGCTCGGGCCCTCGCTCGGCGGGTTGCTGCCAGCCGAACTGGCCGAGGCCGAGCACCTGCGTGCGTTGCAGGCCGTCGGCGTGCGGCGGATCCGGCTGCCCGAGGTGGTCGCCACCGTGGCCGGGGTGGATCGCGCGCCCGAGTGGTGGCACCGGCTCTACACCGCGCTCGCGCCGGTGGCCGAGGTCGACTCCACCGCCCGCGAGGAACTCGGCGCGCTGCCGGTGCCGCTGGTGGACGGCCGCACCGTGACCGGCCCGCGCGGGGTGCTGCTGCCCGAGGTGGCCGCGGACATCCTCACCGCGATGTCCACAGTGGACATCGGCCTGCGGGTGGTGCACCCGGACGCGGCGCACCGGCTGCTGGAACGCCTTGGCGCCCGGCAGGTCGGCGCGGCCGAACTCCTGGACGAGCTGCGGCCGGCGGTGGAACGCAGTGTCGAGGACCTGGAAGCCGGGCTGGACACCGCCGCGCTGACCGAGGTGGTGCTGCGGCTGGTGGACCTGGCCGGACTGCGCAGGGGCGAGGCGCCCTGGCTGTCCGCGCTGGCCCTGCCGGACGAGCACGGCGACCCGCGTCGCGCGGACGAACTGCTGCTGCCGGGCTCGCCGCTGCGCGCGGTGCTCGCGCAGGACAGTCCGCTGGACGTGGTCGCCGCCGAGGTCGCGCAGCGCTGGGCGCCGAGTCTGCTCACCGCGATCGGCGTGCTCGACTCCTTCCCGATCATCGTCGACGAGAACCCGACCGGGCCCGAGCACGACCTGCCGGACGAGCAGGAGTGGTGGGACGAACTCGCCGCCGCGCACCCGGCCGGTGAAGGCCCCCGGCAGATCATCGCGGTCGGCGATCTGGACCTGGTCGCCGAGGAGCACTGGCCCGAGGCGCTGCGGCTGCTCGCCGCGGATCCGCTTGCCTGGCAGGCACTCCGGCTGCGGGACGGGCACACCGCGTGGTGGCTGTCCCGGTTCGCGCTGATCGGCGGCCGCCCGCCGCGGGACTGGCGGCGGGCCGACGTGGACGAGCTGAACGGCCTGTACGAGGTGGTGCCGGCCGAGGGCCTCAGCGATGAGCTGCTGGCCCTGCTCGGGGTCCGCGATTCGGTGGAAGTGTCCGATGTGGACGATGCCATCGACGTGCTGGCCCGGCTGGCCGATCCGGACCGCCTGGTGCGCGAGGGCGTGGTGCTGCGCGCGCACGAGGCGCTGGCCGACGCGGTCAGCCAGGGCCGGGTCGATCCGGCCGAGGTGGACCCGCCTGCCGCGGTCCGCTCCCTGGCCGGGACCGTGGTGGCCACCGAGCGGGCACTGGTGCTGGACGGTCCGTGGTGGCTGGCCGTGCTGGACCCGGCCGAGGTGGTCGCGGGCGGCGAGGCGTCCCCGCTGGCCGACCTGCTGGACCTGCCGACCTCCGACGGCGACGAGGTGGTCAGCGACAGCCGGGTGCAGCCGTGGGCGGAACTGGACGGCGTGGTCGAGTCCTGCGACCTGCTCGGCCTGGACTACCCGGACGGCGACCTGCACGTGCACGAGGAACTCGTGGTGCTCCTCGACGAGGTCCGGCACACCGTGCCCTGGTGGCTGGACCCGGACGGCGAACTGCACACCACCGAGGACCCGCAGGGCCTGGCCCGCGCGCTGGCCTGGACCCTGGACCGCTGGGAGGACCGGCACCTGCTGGCCGCCCTGCTCGCCGATCCGACCGCGCCCACCCTGTTGCGCTGA
- a CDS encoding MFS transporter, translated as MTTYAEREPEQLDRSPNDSPPPRSSPSPVRRKGMFASLRTRNYRYFVAGASVSLIGVWMQRVAQDWLVLDLSHGSAVALGIAAALQFAPTLVLSLWAGVLADRMDKRKLLIGLQTAMGLCALALGLLVVTGAAQLWHVYALCLALGCFTAVETPVRQSFVVEMVGKDQVTNAVALNSMNFNMARITGPAIAGVLITLIGTGWVFLLNAATFVAVILGLFLMNPAQLHRSPPVPRAKGQLREGLRYVRGRKDLVVVMVLVFFVSTFGLNFSTTLAVVARNVFQRDADGYGLLSTLLAAGTFLGALLAARRSTKGKPRLRVMIGGAIVFGILEIVVGLMPTFTALGLMLIPTGIAVMTFTTTANSTVQLAVRPDMRGRVMGLYMLVFLGGTPLGSPVMGWVAQEYGGQAPLLVGGIVSLLAAIVCGAVLAGRGGIRRPVGRWSRFRAGRRA; from the coding sequence GTGACGACCTACGCGGAACGTGAGCCGGAACAGTTAGACCGTTCGCCCAACGACTCCCCACCCCCGCGTAGCAGTCCATCCCCGGTACGGCGCAAGGGCATGTTCGCCTCCCTGCGCACCCGCAACTACCGCTACTTCGTCGCAGGCGCGAGTGTTTCGCTGATCGGCGTCTGGATGCAGCGGGTCGCCCAGGACTGGCTGGTCCTGGATCTCTCGCACGGCAGCGCGGTCGCGCTCGGCATCGCGGCCGCCCTGCAGTTCGCGCCCACCCTGGTGCTCTCGCTGTGGGCTGGCGTGCTCGCCGACCGGATGGACAAGCGCAAGCTGCTGATCGGCCTGCAGACCGCGATGGGCCTGTGCGCGCTGGCACTGGGCCTGCTGGTGGTCACCGGCGCCGCGCAGCTCTGGCACGTCTACGCGCTCTGCCTGGCGCTGGGCTGTTTCACCGCGGTGGAGACGCCGGTGCGGCAGTCCTTCGTGGTGGAGATGGTCGGCAAGGACCAGGTGACCAACGCGGTCGCGCTGAACTCGATGAACTTCAACATGGCCCGGATCACCGGCCCGGCCATCGCCGGCGTGCTGATCACCCTGATCGGCACCGGCTGGGTGTTCCTGCTCAACGCGGCCACCTTCGTCGCGGTCATCCTCGGCCTGTTCCTGATGAACCCGGCCCAGCTGCACCGCAGCCCGCCGGTGCCCCGCGCCAAGGGCCAGCTGCGCGAGGGCCTGCGCTACGTGCGCGGCCGCAAGGACCTGGTCGTGGTGATGGTGCTGGTGTTCTTCGTCAGCACCTTCGGCCTCAACTTCAGCACCACGCTGGCGGTGGTGGCGCGCAACGTCTTCCAGCGCGACGCCGACGGCTACGGCCTGCTCTCCACCCTGCTGGCGGCGGGCACCTTCCTCGGCGCGCTGCTGGCCGCCCGGCGCAGCACCAAGGGCAAGCCGCGGCTGCGGGTGATGATCGGCGGCGCGATCGTCTTCGGGATCCTGGAGATCGTGGTCGGGCTGATGCCCACCTTCACCGCGCTGGGGCTGATGCTGATCCCCACCGGCATCGCCGTGATGACGTTCACAACCACGGCCAACTCCACCGTCCAGCTGGCCGTCCGGCCGGACATGCGTGGGCGGGTGATGGGCCTGTACATGCTGGTCTTCCTGGGTGGCACCCCACTGGGCAGTCCGGTGATGGGGTGGGTCGCGCAGGAGTACGGGGGCCAGGCGCCGCTGCTGGTGGGCGGGATCGTGTCCCTGCTGGCCGCAATCGTGTGCGGAGCCGTTCTCGCAGGTCGCGGCGGTATCCGGCGGCCGGTCGGCCGATGGTCACGCTTTCGGGCAGGCCGTCGGGCTTGA